Genomic window (Methanosphaera sp.):
CATGATTATTATTTTAAATAAAAATTAACTTCTTTTTTATTTTTTTCTTAAAAAAATTCTATTTATATATAAAATATATTAAACTTTGATTATAAAAATAATAATATTATATAATTTTTAATGAAGATTTCTTTTTTATTATAAAACTTATTTTTTCATAGATTATAATAAAAAATAGGAAATTATATTGAGGCATTGTAAAAAATGAATATGATAAGTGAGATAATTCATGATCTTAAAAGTTACAGATCATTATTAAGTGAATTAATAAGAAGAGATATTAAGATAAAATATCGCCGATCAGTTCTCGGAATCTTATGGAGCTTCTTAGATCCTTTATTATCCATGATAGTTTTAACAATTGTATTTTCTACGTTGTTTCATCGTATTCCAAACTACCCAATATACTATCTTTCAGGACTTCTTGCATTCCAACTATTTAGTGGTGGATCTAAAACTGCAATGAAATCCCTTGTAGGATCATCAGGTATTTGGAAGACAATCTATGTTCCAAAGTTTTTATATGTTCTATCGGCAGTACTGTCAAACTTTGTTACATACCTACTTTCATTAGTTGTTCTTCTTGTACTAATGGCAGTGTTAAATGTTCACTTTACAATATACATAATATTTGCAAGTCTACCAATACTTGGACTTATTATAATGACAGTAGGTGCAGGACTTATAATGGGAACATTAAATGTGTTCTTTAGAGATATGGAATATTTATACAACGTATTTTGTATGATGTTAATGTATGGTATGCCTATATTTTACCCAGCAGATATTGTACCTGCAGCATTCAGATTTATACAAGATTACAATCCATTATATCAGTTAATTTCATGTTTAAGAGATTGTTTCTTATATGGACAGATGTATCCAATATCCACACTTCTATTTGGATTTGGATGTGCAATACTATTATTAATAGTTGGTATACTATTACTATACAAATATCAAGATAGATTTATATTATATGTATAAATTAGACTTTTAAATTTTATAAAAGGGAGATTATTTATGGATGATGACATAGTTGTTGATGTAAAACATGTAGGTATGGAATTTAATCTTAACCAGGAAAAAACAGATAACCTTAAAGAATACGTCATTAAAGCTATTAAAAAAGAACTTAGATTTCAATCATTCTGGGCTTTGAAGGATATTTCATTACAGATACATAAGG
Coding sequences:
- a CDS encoding ABC transporter permease; this encodes MNMISEIIHDLKSYRSLLSELIRRDIKIKYRRSVLGILWSFLDPLLSMIVLTIVFSTLFHRIPNYPIYYLSGLLAFQLFSGGSKTAMKSLVGSSGIWKTIYVPKFLYVLSAVLSNFVTYLLSLVVLLVLMAVLNVHFTIYIIFASLPILGLIIMTVGAGLIMGTLNVFFRDMEYLYNVFCMMLMYGMPIFYPADIVPAAFRFIQDYNPLYQLISCLRDCFLYGQMYPISTLLFGFGCAILLLIVGILLLYKYQDRFILYV